The following are encoded together in the Cervus elaphus chromosome 23, mCerEla1.1, whole genome shotgun sequence genome:
- the DPM1 gene encoding dolichol-phosphate mannosyltransferase subunit 1 isoform X2: MAAEEASRSSPRSRREPKGRAPRQDKYSVLLPTYNERENLPLIVWLLVKSFSESGFNYEIIIIDDGSPDGTRDVAEQLEKIYGSDRILLRPREKKLGLGTAYIHGMKHATGNYIIIMDADLSHHPKFIPEFIRKQKEGNFDIVSGTRYKGNGGVYGWDLKRKIIRLYRKEVLQKLIGKCISKGYVFQMEMIVRARQLNYTIGEVPISFVDRVYGESKLGGNEIVSFLKGLLTLFATT, encoded by the exons ATGGCTGCGGAGGAAGCGAGTCGTAGTTCTCCTAGGTCTCGGCGGGAGCCGAAGGGGCGCGCCCCGCGGCAAGACAAGTATTCGGTGCTTTTGCCCACTTACAACGAGCGCGAGAACCTACCGCTCATCGTGTGGCTGCTGGTGAAGAGCTTCTCCGAGAG tggcTTCAACTATGAAATTATAATCATAGATGATGGAAGCCCAGATGGAACAAGGGACGTTGCTGAACAGTTGGAGAAGATCTATGGGTCAGACAGAATT CTTCTAAGGCCACGGGAGAAAAAGTTGGGACTAG GAACTGCATATATTCACGGGATGAAACATGCCACAGGCAACTACATAATCATCATGGATGCTGACCTCTCACACCAT CCAAAATTTATTCCTGAATTCATTAG gaAGCAAAAGGAGGGTAATTTTGACATTGTCTCTGGAACTCGCTACAAAGGAAATGGTGGTGTGTATGGCTGggacttgaaaagaaaaataatcag gTTATACAGAAAAGAAGTTTTACAGAAATTAATaggaaaatgtatttctaaagGCTACGTCTTCCAGATGGAGATGATTGTTCGAGCAAGACAGCTGAATTATACTATTGGCGAG gTGCCAATATCATTTGTGGATCGTGTTTATGGTGAATCCAAGTTGGGAGGAAATGAAATAGTCTCTTTCTTGAAAGGATTACTGACTCTTTTTGCTACTACATAA
- the DPM1 gene encoding dolichol-phosphate mannosyltransferase subunit 1 isoform X1 — protein MAAEEASRSSPRSRREPKGRAPRQDKYSVLLPTYNERENLPLIVWLLVKSFSESGFNYEIIIIDDGSPDGTRDVAEQLEKIYGSDRILLRPREKKLGLGTAYIHGMKHATGNYIIIMDADLSHHPKFIPEFIRKQKEGNFDIVSGTRYKGNGGVYGWDLKRKIISRVANFITQILLRPGASDITGSFRLYRKEVLQKLIGKCISKGYVFQMEMIVRARQLNYTIGEVPISFVDRVYGESKLGGNEIVSFLKGLLTLFATT, from the exons ATGGCTGCGGAGGAAGCGAGTCGTAGTTCTCCTAGGTCTCGGCGGGAGCCGAAGGGGCGCGCCCCGCGGCAAGACAAGTATTCGGTGCTTTTGCCCACTTACAACGAGCGCGAGAACCTACCGCTCATCGTGTGGCTGCTGGTGAAGAGCTTCTCCGAGAG tggcTTCAACTATGAAATTATAATCATAGATGATGGAAGCCCAGATGGAACAAGGGACGTTGCTGAACAGTTGGAGAAGATCTATGGGTCAGACAGAATT CTTCTAAGGCCACGGGAGAAAAAGTTGGGACTAG GAACTGCATATATTCACGGGATGAAACATGCCACAGGCAACTACATAATCATCATGGATGCTGACCTCTCACACCAT CCAAAATTTATTCCTGAATTCATTAG gaAGCAAAAGGAGGGTAATTTTGACATTGTCTCTGGAACTCGCTACAAAGGAAATGGTGGTGTGTATGGCTGggacttgaaaagaaaaataatcag CCGTGTGGCCAATTTTATAACTCAGATTTTGCTGCGACCAGGAGCATCTGATATAACAGGAAGTTTCAG gTTATACAGAAAAGAAGTTTTACAGAAATTAATaggaaaatgtatttctaaagGCTACGTCTTCCAGATGGAGATGATTGTTCGAGCAAGACAGCTGAATTATACTATTGGCGAG gTGCCAATATCATTTGTGGATCGTGTTTATGGTGAATCCAAGTTGGGAGGAAATGAAATAGTCTCTTTCTTGAAAGGATTACTGACTCTTTTTGCTACTACATAA
- the DPM1 gene encoding dolichol-phosphate mannosyltransferase subunit 1 isoform X3, which yields MAAEEASRSSPRSRREPKGRAPRQDKYSVLLPTYNERENLPLIVWLLVKSFSESGFNYEIIIIDDGSPDGTRDVAEQLEKIYGSDRILLRPREKKLGLGTAYIHGMKHATGNYIIIMDADLSHHPKFIPEFIRKQKEGNFDIVSGTRYKGNGGVYGWDLKRKIISLRVSCAGSSQTASFTCLAVGAGC from the exons ATGGCTGCGGAGGAAGCGAGTCGTAGTTCTCCTAGGTCTCGGCGGGAGCCGAAGGGGCGCGCCCCGCGGCAAGACAAGTATTCGGTGCTTTTGCCCACTTACAACGAGCGCGAGAACCTACCGCTCATCGTGTGGCTGCTGGTGAAGAGCTTCTCCGAGAG tggcTTCAACTATGAAATTATAATCATAGATGATGGAAGCCCAGATGGAACAAGGGACGTTGCTGAACAGTTGGAGAAGATCTATGGGTCAGACAGAATT CTTCTAAGGCCACGGGAGAAAAAGTTGGGACTAG GAACTGCATATATTCACGGGATGAAACATGCCACAGGCAACTACATAATCATCATGGATGCTGACCTCTCACACCAT CCAAAATTTATTCCTGAATTCATTAG gaAGCAAAAGGAGGGTAATTTTGACATTGTCTCTGGAACTCGCTACAAAGGAAATGGTGGTGTGTATGGCTGggacttgaaaagaaaaataatcag CTTGAGGGTCAGCTGTGCTGGAAGCTCCCAGACGGCCTCATTCACGTGTTTAGCAGTTGGTGCTGGTTGTTGA
- the MOCS3 gene encoding adenylyltransferase and sulfurtransferase MOCS3 has translation MPFTTTSGKRPGMAAGEEVLALQAEVAQREEELNSLKQKLAAALSAGQESARSVPVSPLPPRAALSREEIRRYSRQLVLPELGVQGQLRLAAAAVLVVGCGGLGCPLAQYLAAAGVGRLGLVDYDVVEASNLPRQVLHGEALAGQAKVFSAAAALRRLNSAVECVPYAQALTPATALDLVRRYDVVADCSDNAPTRYLVSDACVLAGRPLVSASALRFEGQLTVYHYGGGPCYRCVFPRPPPAETVTNCADGGVLGAVTGVLGCLQALEVLKTAAGLGPSYSGRLLLFDALRGDFRCIRLRRRRPDCAACGEQPTVTDLQDYESFCGSSATDKCRSLRLLSPEERISVMDYKRLLDSGLPHLLLDVRPQVEVDICRLPHALHIPLKRLERRDAESLKVLGEAIREGKQGAQEGASVPIYVICKLGNDSQKAVKVLQSWTDLDSLTVKDVVGGLMAWAAKIDGTFPQY, from the coding sequence ATGCCTTTCACGACGACTTCCGGAAAGAGGCCGGGCATGGCGGCCGGGGAGGAAGTGCTGGCCCTGCAGGCCGAAGTCGCGCAACGTGAGGAGGAGCTGAATTCCCTGAAGCAGAAGTTGGCGGCGGCCCTTTCGGCGGGGCAGGAGTCAGCGCGCTCGGTTCCGGTGTCGCCCCTGCCTCCCAGGGCCGCCCTGTCCCGAGAGGAGATCCGGCGCTACAGCCGGCAGCTCGTGCTGCCGGAGCTCGGCGTGCAGGGGCAGCTGCGCCTGGCGGCCGCGGCCGTGCTCGTCGTGGGCTGCGGGGGGCTCGGCTGCCCGCTGGCGCAGTACCTGGCCGCGGCCGGCGTCGGCCGCCTGGGCCTCGTGGACTACGACGTGGTCGAAGCGAGCAACCTGCCCCGCCAGGTGCTGCACGGGGAGGCCCTGGCCGGCCAGGCCAAGGTCTTTTCGGCGGCCGCCGCCCTGCGCCGCCTCAATTCGGCGGTGGAGTGCGTGCCCTACGCCCAGGCGCTGACGCCGGCCACGGCGCTGGACCTCGTCCGCCGATATGACGTGGTGGCCGACTGCTCCGACAACGCGCCCACCCGCTACCTGGTGAGCGACGCCTGTGTGCTCGCCGGACGGCCCCTCGTGTCCGCCAGCGCGCTGCGCTTCGAGGGCCAGCTCACGGTCTACCACTACGGCGGGGGGCCTTGCTATCGCTGCGTGTTCCCCCGGCCACCCCCGGCGGAGACGGTGACCAACTGCGCGGATGGCGGGGTGCTCGGCGCGGTGACCGGGGTACTGGGCTGCCTGCAGGCGCTGGAAGTGCTGAAGACTGCTGCGGGCCTGGGCCCCTCTTACAGCGGCCGCCTGTTGCTCTTTGACGCTCTCCGAGGCGATTTCCGCTGTATCCGACTGCGGAGGCGCAGGCCCGACTGTGCCGCCTGCGGGGAGCAGCCCACCGTGACAGACCTGCAGGACTATGAAAGCTTCTGCGGCTCCTCGGCCACGGATAAGTGCCGCTCCCTCCGGTTGCTCAGCCCAGAGGAGCGAATTTCTGTCATGGACTATAAGCGACTTCTGGATTCTGGGTTACCCCACCTGTTGCTGGACGTCAGGCCTCAAGTGGAGGTGGACATCTGTCGTCTGCCTCACGCCCTGCACATCCCTTTGAAACGTTTGGAACGGCGGGATGCGGAGAGCCTGAAAGTCTTGGGAGAAGCCATCCGGGAAGGGAAGCAGGGTGCACAGGAAGGGGCGTCTGTCCCCATTTATGTGATTTGCAAACTGGGCAACGATTCCCAGAAAGCCGTGAAGGTCTTGCAGTCCTGGACAGACTTAGACTCTTTAACAGTTAAGGACGTTGTAGGGGGGCTCATGGCCTGGGCTGCCAAAATCGATGGAACGTTCCCACAGTACTGA